One Candidatus Methylomirabilota bacterium genomic region harbors:
- a CDS encoding DUF2933 domain-containing protein, with amino-acid sequence MEWLADNWLWILVGIGLVWFMSRGHAGIGCCGAGHSHGIPPKESPEQEPGDKPAPTKSACH; translated from the coding sequence ATGGAATGGCTAGCGGATAACTGGCTGTGGATTCTGGTCGGAATCGGGCTCGTCTGGTTTATGTCCCGAGGGCATGCGGGGATCGGGTGCTGCGGCGCCGGCCATTCCCACGGCATCCCCCCCAAAGAAAGCCCCGAGCAGGAACCGGGAGATAAGCCAGCTCCAACCAAGTCTGCCTGTCACTGA